A single Arcanobacterium canis DNA region contains:
- a CDS encoding DMT family transporter, translating to MSNNTSHPTNYAMNKSLGVTAMVLSATGMGLVGTFSRGATAGLKPDDKAVIGSFLAFGRMTFGVIGFVIIALLTRKIRDVLSARITPAVILGGVSIGLSLGCYISSTLLTSISNAVFLIYTGPLFCTILARIIRKERVSALSWFFLSLVFIGMLLTIGVIGWDNGLTFGLDLSAVSAEYPKKPLGDLLGLLSGVFYGLALFFYGYRKDMDSVVRGTWNFVWAAVAALAMSLVLQPWHGVSTFSASNWWWAVGLFLVCGLFALGWLVVAGRNLPAVEMSTISYWECVVAIICGVLIFHESIGWLSGMGGLLIIIGGFAPVFFNENPSADNALADH from the coding sequence ATGTCCAATAACACTTCTCATCCAACGAATTACGCAATGAATAAGTCGCTGGGCGTGACTGCAATGGTGCTGTCCGCCACTGGCATGGGCCTCGTTGGGACCTTTTCACGCGGTGCAACAGCTGGGCTCAAGCCTGATGACAAAGCGGTCATCGGATCTTTTCTTGCCTTCGGACGAATGACGTTCGGAGTGATCGGATTCGTCATCATTGCACTTCTCACGCGCAAAATTCGTGATGTTCTTTCTGCCAGAATCACCCCTGCGGTGATCCTTGGCGGTGTATCGATCGGTCTTTCGCTCGGTTGCTATATTTCCTCAACTCTGCTGACATCCATTTCAAACGCAGTGTTCTTGATCTACACCGGGCCTCTTTTCTGTACGATCTTGGCTCGCATTATTCGAAAGGAGCGAGTATCAGCGCTTTCCTGGTTCTTCCTTTCACTCGTCTTCATCGGCATGTTGTTGACTATCGGAGTGATCGGCTGGGATAACGGTTTGACCTTCGGACTCGACCTCTCTGCAGTCAGCGCTGAATATCCGAAGAAACCCCTCGGTGACCTCTTGGGGCTGCTCTCGGGAGTCTTCTACGGGCTTGCATTGTTCTTCTATGGCTACCGCAAAGACATGGATTCGGTTGTTCGTGGCACATGGAATTTCGTCTGGGCTGCAGTTGCGGCGCTCGCGATGTCGCTGGTGCTCCAACCCTGGCATGGAGTCTCCACTTTCTCAGCTTCGAACTGGTGGTGGGCAGTCGGCTTGTTCCTTGTGTGTGGCTTGTTCGCTCTCGGTTGGCTGGTGGTGGCTGGTCGAAACCTGCCGGCAGTGGAAATGTCAACGATCTCCTATTGGGAGTGTGTCGTTGCGATTATCTGTGGCGTCCTGATTTTCCACGAGTCGATTGGCTGGCTCAGTGGCATGGGTGGGCTACTGATCATTATCGGAGGATTCGCCCCGGTGTTTTTCAACGAAAATCCCAGCGCTGACAATGCACTTGCGGATCACTGA
- a CDS encoding MFS transporter produces the protein MSHAIRLENSVDSPEFKKTLHRAAGASFIGNFIEWFDYASYGYLAIVIGAVFFPESDESVRLMSTFAIFAMSFILRPVGAVLWGAWGDRFGRRWALSWSILIMSGSTFLVGLLPGIEKIGIAAPLLLLILRMIQGFSASGEYAGAATFLAEFSPRDRRGMYTALVPASTAAGLLAGSLSVTALHNFLDPAQMSAWGWRVPFLLALPLGFVGRFIRVHLEDSPVFQEMAASPKMKKNKYPLRDLLKHHRFPLAVAFGVASLNAVAFYILLSYMPTYLHEALGVPEATATGISALTLTVYIAAIGIMGHFSDKIGRRRMLIFASIAFIIGSVPVFWWMGQGHLWVIILCEFIFAVCLTLNDGPLATFLAESFPTEVRYSGFALAFNGANALLGGTAPFVATWLISVTHTRLAPAIYLTVIAAAALVAMLFARDNAGEELTDIE, from the coding sequence ATGTCCCACGCAATTCGATTAGAAAATTCGGTTGATTCACCGGAGTTCAAAAAGACTCTGCACCGAGCTGCCGGAGCAAGCTTTATCGGCAACTTCATCGAATGGTTCGACTACGCTTCATATGGGTACCTCGCCATTGTCATCGGCGCAGTATTCTTCCCTGAGTCAGACGAATCTGTCCGCTTAATGTCAACGTTTGCGATCTTCGCAATGTCCTTTATTCTGCGGCCTGTTGGTGCAGTCTTGTGGGGTGCGTGGGGTGATCGATTCGGGCGCCGATGGGCACTATCGTGGTCCATCCTCATCATGTCCGGCTCGACTTTCTTAGTTGGTCTGTTGCCAGGGATTGAAAAGATCGGAATTGCAGCTCCGCTCTTGCTTTTGATCCTCCGCATGATCCAGGGATTCTCTGCTTCGGGTGAATATGCAGGAGCGGCTACGTTCTTGGCGGAGTTTTCCCCGCGAGATCGCCGTGGCATGTACACGGCATTGGTTCCGGCATCGACTGCGGCGGGCTTACTCGCAGGATCGCTGTCGGTGACGGCGTTACACAACTTCCTTGATCCCGCCCAGATGAGTGCATGGGGCTGGCGTGTTCCCTTCTTGCTCGCTCTGCCATTAGGTTTCGTCGGGCGTTTCATCCGCGTTCATCTCGAAGATTCTCCTGTTTTCCAGGAGATGGCAGCGAGCCCCAAGATGAAGAAGAACAAGTATCCCCTGCGCGATCTGCTCAAACACCATCGTTTCCCGCTCGCTGTCGCTTTCGGTGTGGCTTCCTTGAATGCTGTGGCGTTCTATATATTGCTCAGCTACATGCCCACCTATCTCCACGAAGCCCTCGGTGTTCCAGAAGCAACAGCGACTGGAATTTCAGCGCTGACGCTCACTGTCTATATCGCGGCCATCGGTATCATGGGCCATTTTTCCGACAAAATCGGCCGACGCCGGATGCTCATTTTTGCGTCAATTGCTTTCATTATTGGCTCGGTTCCAGTGTTCTGGTGGATGGGGCAGGGACATTTGTGGGTCATCATTCTGTGCGAGTTCATCTTTGCTGTGTGCTTGACTCTTAACGATGGCCCACTTGCGACCTTCCTCGCCGAATCTTTCCCGACGGAGGTGCGCTATTCGGGTTTCGCTCTGGCGTTTAACGGTGCCAATGCGCTCCTTGGAGGAACTGCTCCGTTTGTTGCCACGTGGCTGATTTCGGTAACGCATACGCGCCTTGCCCCAGCAATCTATCTCACAGTGATCGCGGCGGCCGCGCTCGTCGCGATGCTCTTTGCCAGGGATAACGCTGGCGAAGAGCTGACCGATATCGAGTGA
- a CDS encoding TetR/AcrR family transcriptional regulator, translated as MVHTTSEVKQGSTSRGQMRRLRIIEAAADLIYEKGPSSVTHRSVAARAKCSLSATTYYFSGLEDLLYQAGKINISRWATRAERVAETVESLSGSIDAEQRTNYVLAATLPEGNALAGHYAQLMDAGSSAPIARAYRTGRSRLNMAVERVLSHLGIQAPAELIIAIVDGAAVSALSEGREVRENARELLVQFFTLLGCESVPCQENK; from the coding sequence ATGGTTCACACGACAAGCGAGGTAAAGCAAGGATCGACATCTCGAGGTCAGATGCGCAGGCTGAGAATTATTGAAGCCGCAGCCGATTTGATCTATGAGAAAGGTCCCTCGTCGGTAACCCACAGAAGCGTGGCAGCTCGTGCGAAATGCTCACTTTCGGCAACGACCTACTATTTTTCTGGTCTCGAAGATCTTCTCTATCAAGCAGGTAAAATCAATATCTCTCGTTGGGCCACGCGCGCTGAACGCGTTGCTGAAACGGTGGAATCGCTTAGCGGTAGCATCGACGCTGAACAGCGCACCAACTATGTTCTCGCGGCCACTTTGCCTGAAGGAAACGCTCTCGCTGGGCATTACGCTCAACTGATGGATGCCGGAAGCTCTGCGCCGATTGCGCGAGCCTATCGCACAGGGCGTTCCCGCTTGAACATGGCAGTGGAACGAGTTCTGTCGCATCTCGGAATTCAAGCTCCGGCGGAACTCATTATTGCCATCGTTGACGGCGCTGCGGTGTCGGCGCTGTCTGAAGGCCGCGAAGTTCGAGAGAATGCACGCGAACTCCTTGTCCAATTTTTCACGCTCTTGGGCTGTGAATCGGTGCCGTGCCAGGAAAATAAATAG
- the adhE gene encoding bifunctional acetaldehyde-CoA/alcohol dehydrogenase codes for MTPTEKAKTTSGAVKDQQSDITAMIDELAKKARVALEEFDSYDQERINKIVHAMALAGTDQHQKLARKAIDETGRGLYEDKAVKNLYSTEYIWNSIKYNRTVGVIKEDKQKGITEIAEPIGVIAGVTPVTNPTSTTMFKCIISIMTRNPIIFAFHPSAQQCSTAAAQVMLDAAVKAGAPENCIQWIEQPSLDATKSLLNHPTIALTLATGGAGMVQSAYSTGKPALGVGPGNAPVYVHKTAKIRRTVNDLIISKTFDNGMICASEQCLVIDEEIKDALMEEFVAMGCHIVTSEEKKKLTAFMVRDNGTIAPGVVGMSAGRIAKEAGLDLPEHTKILLVELDEVSDNEPFAHEKLCPVLGFTTVKDDVEGFDVAEKLLKMGGLGHTAVVHTQDREIEQAYGLRMKACRIIVNSPSALGGIGDVYNGLVPSLTLGCGSYGRNSVSHNVSATDLINVKRIAERRNNMQWFKVPPKTYFERYSTQYLQKMQGISRVFIVTDPGMVMNGYVDVLIAHLKQRRDDVAWNIFQDVEPNPTSNTVFRGAQLMNEFKPDCIIALGGGSPMDAAKAMWLFYEHPESSYFGMKQKFMDIRKRTYRFPKLGRKAQFVAIPTTSGTGSECTPFAVITDSENHVKYPFADYAITPDVAIVDAQYVDSVPPRTAADSGMDALTHAIESYVSTMASDYTRGLSLRAAQMIFANLRKSVLEGDKDAKETMHNASAMAGMAFANAFLGIVHSLSHKVGGEFNIAHGRTNAIFLPHVIKYNATKPYKHAIFPKYEHYRADEDLAEFSRFMGFGGATTEESVDNLIKEVTKLAQDLGIKMSLKENGVTREMLEEKIDVLADLALEDQCTPANPKAPLVSELRDLIYDAYEGVVGFTAGGGVISDAAVADAQPKGKQADLTGSEADPVNQKAAQASDEALAGKDKSADKSKKSGK; via the coding sequence ATGACTCCAACGGAAAAGGCAAAGACGACCTCAGGAGCTGTGAAGGATCAGCAGTCCGATATCACCGCCATGATCGATGAACTCGCAAAGAAAGCTCGTGTGGCTCTCGAAGAGTTCGACTCCTACGATCAGGAGCGAATCAATAAGATCGTACACGCGATGGCGCTCGCTGGAACTGATCAGCACCAGAAACTCGCCCGTAAAGCCATTGATGAGACTGGGCGCGGTCTCTACGAAGACAAGGCGGTAAAGAACCTCTACTCCACCGAGTACATTTGGAACTCGATTAAGTACAACCGCACGGTTGGTGTGATCAAGGAAGATAAGCAGAAGGGCATCACTGAGATCGCAGAGCCGATCGGCGTGATTGCAGGCGTCACCCCGGTGACCAACCCGACATCGACCACGATGTTCAAGTGCATTATCTCCATCATGACTCGCAACCCGATCATCTTCGCGTTCCACCCCTCAGCACAGCAGTGCTCGACGGCGGCAGCGCAGGTCATGCTCGATGCCGCAGTCAAGGCTGGCGCACCGGAGAACTGCATTCAGTGGATCGAGCAGCCATCCCTCGATGCCACCAAGAGCCTCCTTAATCACCCGACTATTGCGCTGACCCTCGCAACCGGCGGTGCCGGAATGGTTCAGTCGGCATACTCCACCGGAAAGCCAGCTCTCGGTGTTGGCCCGGGTAACGCTCCGGTTTACGTACACAAGACCGCCAAGATTCGTCGTACTGTCAATGACCTCATCATTTCCAAGACGTTCGACAACGGCATGATCTGTGCTTCCGAGCAGTGCCTCGTGATCGACGAGGAAATCAAGGACGCTCTCATGGAAGAGTTTGTGGCAATGGGTTGCCACATTGTCACTTCTGAAGAGAAGAAGAAGCTCACCGCATTTATGGTCCGCGACAACGGCACTATCGCCCCCGGCGTCGTCGGCATGAGTGCTGGCCGTATTGCAAAGGAAGCTGGTCTCGATCTTCCTGAGCACACGAAGATCCTTCTCGTTGAGCTTGACGAAGTTTCGGATAATGAGCCTTTCGCACACGAGAAGCTCTGCCCGGTTCTTGGCTTCACCACCGTCAAGGATGATGTCGAAGGCTTCGACGTCGCTGAGAAGCTACTCAAGATGGGCGGCTTGGGCCATACTGCAGTCGTCCACACCCAAGACCGTGAGATCGAGCAGGCATACGGGCTGCGTATGAAGGCATGTCGCATCATCGTTAACTCGCCGTCGGCTCTTGGCGGTATCGGTGACGTCTACAACGGCCTGGTTCCGTCGCTGACGCTCGGTTGTGGTTCTTACGGGCGCAACTCGGTGTCGCACAATGTCTCGGCAACCGACCTCATCAACGTGAAGCGAATCGCGGAAAGGCGCAACAATATGCAGTGGTTCAAGGTTCCGCCGAAGACCTACTTCGAGCGCTACTCCACCCAGTACCTCCAGAAGATGCAGGGCATTTCCCGTGTCTTCATCGTCACCGATCCTGGCATGGTCATGAACGGTTACGTGGATGTCCTCATCGCACACCTCAAGCAGCGTCGCGACGATGTTGCATGGAACATCTTCCAGGACGTTGAGCCAAACCCGACGTCGAACACCGTCTTCCGCGGTGCTCAACTGATGAACGAGTTCAAGCCTGACTGCATCATCGCCCTCGGTGGCGGTTCACCGATGGACGCCGCGAAGGCAATGTGGCTGTTCTACGAACACCCAGAGAGCTCCTACTTCGGCATGAAGCAGAAGTTCATGGATATCCGTAAGCGTACCTACCGTTTCCCGAAGCTTGGCCGCAAGGCGCAGTTTGTGGCCATCCCGACGACGTCGGGTACCGGTTCTGAATGCACCCCGTTTGCAGTCATCACCGATTCCGAGAACCACGTGAAGTACCCCTTCGCGGATTACGCGATCACCCCAGATGTGGCAATCGTGGACGCGCAGTACGTCGATTCGGTGCCGCCGCGTACCGCAGCCGATTCCGGCATGGACGCTCTGACGCACGCGATCGAGTCCTACGTGTCAACTATGGCCTCGGATTACACTCGTGGTCTGTCGTTGCGTGCAGCCCAGATGATTTTCGCGAACCTGCGCAAGTCGGTTCTCGAAGGTGACAAGGATGCCAAGGAAACCATGCACAATGCGTCGGCAATGGCTGGTATGGCGTTCGCAAACGCGTTCCTCGGAATTGTTCACTCGCTCTCGCACAAGGTCGGCGGTGAATTCAACATTGCCCACGGACGTACGAACGCGATCTTCCTGCCTCACGTGATCAAGTACAACGCCACCAAGCCGTACAAGCACGCGATCTTCCCCAAGTACGAGCACTACCGTGCAGACGAGGATCTTGCTGAGTTTTCTCGTTTCATGGGCTTCGGTGGAGCGACTACCGAAGAGTCGGTTGACAACCTCATTAAGGAAGTAACCAAGCTCGCGCAGGATCTGGGCATCAAGATGAGCCTCAAGGAGAACGGCGTGACTCGTGAGATGCTCGAAGAAAAGATCGACGTTCTGGCCGATCTCGCTCTGGAAGATCAGTGTACTCCGGCAAACCCGAAGGCTCCGCTCGTTTCCGAACTTCGCGATCTCATCTACGATGCTTACGAGGGCGTGGTGGGTTTCACCGCTGGTGGCGGAGTGATTTCCGATGCTGCCGTGGCAGATGCACAGCCTAAGGGTAAGCAAGCAGATCTGACTGGTTCAGAGGCTGATCCTGTCAACCAGAAGGCTGCTCAGGCATCTGACGAAGCTTTAGCTGGCAAGGATAAGAGCGCAGACAAGTCCAAAAAGTCGGGTAAGTGA
- a CDS encoding phosphoglyceromutase has translation MTYKLVLLRHGESEWNAKNLFTGWVDVPLSEKGTEEARRGGKLLKDADVLPEILHTSLLRRAIMTANLALDAADRHWIPVKRDWRLNERHYGALQGKNKKEIRDEYGEEQFMLWRRSYDVPPPEIELGSEFSQDTDPRYAGEPIPRSECLKDVLERLLPYWEGEIVPDLKTGKTVMIAAHGNSLRAIIKHLDKISDEAISGLNVPTGIPLYYELDEETLEPVTKGGTYLDPEAAKAAIEAVANQGK, from the coding sequence ATGACTTATAAACTTGTGCTCCTCCGTCACGGTGAAAGTGAATGGAACGCGAAGAATCTCTTCACGGGTTGGGTGGATGTGCCGCTCTCCGAGAAGGGTACGGAAGAGGCTCGCCGTGGTGGCAAGCTTCTCAAGGACGCTGACGTCCTGCCTGAGATTCTTCACACCTCACTTCTTCGCCGCGCGATCATGACGGCCAACCTCGCACTTGATGCGGCTGATCGTCACTGGATTCCTGTCAAGCGCGATTGGCGCCTGAACGAGCGTCACTACGGTGCGCTTCAGGGCAAGAACAAGAAGGAAATTCGTGATGAGTACGGCGAGGAGCAGTTCATGCTCTGGCGTCGTTCCTACGATGTTCCGCCGCCGGAAATTGAGCTGGGTTCGGAGTTCTCTCAGGATACCGATCCGCGCTACGCCGGTGAGCCGATTCCGCGTTCGGAGTGCCTTAAGGACGTTCTTGAGCGTCTGCTTCCTTACTGGGAAGGCGAGATTGTGCCGGATCTCAAGACGGGTAAGACTGTGATGATTGCCGCTCACGGAAATTCTCTGCGCGCAATCATCAAGCATCTGGACAAGATCTCGGATGAGGCCATCTCTGGTCTGAACGTACCGACGGGTATTCCGCTCTACTACGAGCTGGATGAAGAGACTCTTGAGCCAGTGACCAAGGGCGGCACCTACCTCGATCCTGAGGCTGCCAAGGCTGCGATCGAAGCTGTCGCAAATCAGGGTAAGTAA
- the phoU gene encoding phosphate signaling complex protein PhoU: protein MREQFRNEMHELYDTLIAETKGAARAMRLAAESFKDANLALAEQVIDADQKIDLLERNVDEMAISLLVRQAPVAKDLRTVASAMRLSSTIERMGDLARHVAYVARGRYPSTAVQGPVYELLTAMADQAAVVGEKVAKLVETKDIGLAHEILADDDTLDDLHRKSFDYVLDPGIELTRQEIVDIILLGRYLERYGDQAVNVATRMKFLITGMEPEA from the coding sequence ATGCGCGAACAGTTTCGCAATGAAATGCACGAGCTGTATGACACCCTGATCGCTGAGACGAAAGGCGCTGCACGCGCAATGCGCCTCGCTGCCGAATCGTTCAAGGACGCAAATCTCGCACTTGCGGAGCAGGTCATCGACGCCGATCAGAAAATCGACTTGCTCGAACGTAACGTTGACGAGATGGCGATTTCACTTCTTGTACGCCAGGCTCCTGTCGCAAAAGATCTGCGCACCGTGGCATCCGCGATGCGACTGAGCTCGACAATCGAGCGTATGGGCGATCTGGCTCGCCATGTCGCCTACGTCGCCCGTGGCCGTTACCCATCAACTGCCGTTCAAGGCCCAGTGTATGAGTTGCTGACCGCGATGGCCGACCAAGCGGCAGTGGTTGGTGAGAAAGTGGCGAAGCTGGTCGAGACGAAAGATATCGGACTTGCACACGAGATCCTTGCCGACGACGACACGCTTGACGACTTGCATCGCAAGTCGTTTGACTACGTGCTTGATCCAGGAATTGAGCTAACTCGCCAGGAAATCGTAGACATTATTCTTCTCGGCCGTTACCTCGAACGTTACGGCGATCAGGCGGTCAATGTTGCCACGCGCATGAAGTTCCTCATTACTGGAATGGAGCCGGAGGCCTAA
- a CDS encoding sensor histidine kinase produces MDGGTARLGFVMLGVLIGVVAGGALVFYALRAANSREIHERRRRAAAEKIGVDEVLRALPQGSVIVDRRGDVLHASPDAASSGLVNGSRLRGELADAVAHVRKSTRRVHADKSADVVGDSFPHTIAVRGELGIRQISVRVVPLEDAAILVLFRDITAEHQAQALREDFVANVSHELKTPVGAIRLLAETIEDNASDPATVAHFASRLGRETERLSALVSQIMELSRVTSGVATERNRVEIDVVVAEALDRARIGASARNIELIGGGEPGLTVRGSHQMLVSALRNLLDNAIRYSRENSRVSVGVASREGNVEIAVVDAGIGIAPDIRARIFERFFRGDEARTRDAGGNGLGLAIVKHVAAEHGGEVRLWSEVGRGSTFTLVIPEERTQETDMADVGAER; encoded by the coding sequence ATGGACGGAGGCACGGCTCGCCTGGGTTTTGTCATGCTCGGCGTACTGATCGGCGTCGTGGCTGGCGGCGCATTAGTTTTCTACGCATTACGTGCGGCAAATTCTCGCGAAATTCACGAGCGCCGACGTCGCGCAGCTGCAGAAAAAATCGGGGTCGATGAGGTTCTTCGCGCGTTACCTCAAGGCTCGGTCATTGTTGACCGCCGCGGCGACGTTCTTCATGCTTCTCCCGACGCGGCCTCTTCTGGCTTGGTGAACGGATCGAGGCTACGAGGCGAATTAGCCGACGCCGTCGCACACGTGCGCAAAAGCACCAGGCGCGTACATGCTGACAAAAGCGCCGACGTCGTCGGCGACTCGTTCCCTCACACCATCGCCGTTCGCGGAGAGCTTGGCATCCGCCAGATTTCGGTTCGTGTCGTGCCCTTAGAAGACGCTGCGATACTCGTGCTTTTCCGCGATATCACTGCTGAGCACCAAGCCCAAGCGCTACGCGAAGACTTTGTGGCAAACGTCAGCCACGAACTCAAAACTCCTGTTGGGGCAATTCGTCTGCTCGCAGAAACTATCGAGGACAACGCATCGGATCCAGCCACCGTGGCACATTTTGCGAGTCGTTTGGGACGTGAAACGGAGCGTCTGTCCGCATTGGTGTCGCAAATTATGGAGCTCTCGCGTGTCACATCGGGCGTGGCGACGGAACGGAATCGAGTCGAGATTGACGTCGTTGTTGCCGAAGCACTTGACCGTGCGCGTATCGGTGCGAGCGCTCGAAACATCGAGCTCATTGGTGGGGGCGAACCCGGGCTGACGGTGCGCGGCAGTCATCAAATGCTCGTCAGTGCTCTACGTAATCTTTTGGATAACGCAATTCGATATTCGCGTGAAAATTCACGGGTCTCTGTCGGTGTCGCCTCGCGCGAGGGGAATGTGGAAATTGCTGTGGTTGACGCTGGAATCGGAATTGCCCCCGATATCCGCGCGCGTATCTTTGAACGCTTTTTCCGCGGTGACGAGGCGCGCACACGCGATGCCGGTGGAAACGGCCTGGGCTTGGCGATCGTGAAGCATGTGGCCGCCGAACACGGTGGAGAGGTTCGTTTGTGGAGTGAAGTTGGCCGTGGATCGACTTTCACTCTTGTGATCCCGGAAGAACGCACGCAGGAAACCGATATGGCCGACGTCGGCGCGGAAAGGTAA
- a CDS encoding response regulator transcription factor translates to MTKILVVDDEPTYRETLEFNLNRDGFEVATAASGPQAVVEFRSFRPDLILLDLMLPHMSGEDVFRKIRSESDVPVIMLTAKDSEIDRVVGLELGADDYVTKPYSYRELLARIRAILRRLEKATEVVPEATGHVLHTGTVELDPDAHEVRVNGEPVAMPLREFELLKLLMENANRVLTRTQIFDALWGVDYIGDPKTLDVHVKRIRAKIEADPANPRQLVTVRGLGYKLLDLLEK, encoded by the coding sequence ATGACGAAAATTTTGGTGGTCGATGACGAACCAACCTATCGCGAGACTCTCGAATTTAACCTCAACCGTGATGGTTTTGAGGTGGCAACGGCAGCAAGCGGGCCGCAGGCTGTGGTGGAGTTTCGCAGCTTTCGCCCAGACCTCATCTTGCTTGACCTCATGTTGCCGCACATGAGTGGGGAGGATGTGTTCCGCAAGATCAGAAGCGAGTCGGATGTCCCGGTCATCATGCTCACTGCGAAAGATTCAGAGATCGATCGCGTGGTTGGCCTTGAACTCGGTGCCGACGACTACGTGACCAAACCGTACTCGTATCGCGAACTGTTGGCGCGTATCCGCGCGATACTGCGTCGTCTTGAGAAAGCTACCGAGGTAGTGCCTGAGGCGACGGGGCACGTGCTTCACACAGGAACAGTTGAGCTAGATCCTGATGCTCACGAAGTGCGGGTGAACGGAGAACCGGTTGCCATGCCTTTGCGTGAGTTCGAACTTTTGAAACTTCTCATGGAAAACGCCAATCGCGTGTTGACGCGTACCCAGATCTTCGATGCGTTGTGGGGAGTTGACTACATCGGAGACCCGAAAACCCTCGATGTTCACGTCAAGCGTATCCGTGCAAAAATTGAGGCAGATCCGGCCAATCCGCGCCAATTAGTGACGGTGCGGGGACTGGGCTACAAACTTTTAGACCTCCTTGAGAAATAG
- a CDS encoding CarD family transcriptional regulator yields the protein MSVEFKVGETVVYPHHGAAEIEDISEKTMRGEKRLYLTLRVLQNDMVIQVPADSIEDVGVRDVSNEEQLEHVFGVLREEDVEEPSNWSRRFKANGEKLTSGDVNKVAEVVRDLTRRNADRGLSAGEKRMLSQARGILASEIALARDVDESDADELLNEVLGEYVPSPSSADSADEAE from the coding sequence GTGAGCGTTGAGTTCAAGGTTGGCGAAACGGTTGTCTATCCGCACCATGGGGCTGCGGAAATTGAGGACATCTCGGAAAAGACCATGCGTGGAGAGAAGCGGCTGTACCTCACTCTACGCGTGCTCCAAAACGACATGGTGATTCAAGTTCCTGCTGATTCGATCGAAGATGTTGGCGTGCGCGACGTCTCCAACGAGGAGCAGTTAGAGCACGTTTTCGGAGTTCTTCGTGAAGAGGACGTTGAAGAGCCCAGCAACTGGTCGCGTCGTTTTAAGGCAAATGGTGAAAAACTCACCTCCGGAGACGTCAACAAAGTGGCCGAGGTTGTCCGTGACCTCACTCGTCGTAATGCTGACCGTGGCTTGAGTGCGGGGGAGAAGCGCATGTTGAGCCAGGCTCGCGGTATTTTGGCCTCGGAAATTGCTTTGGCCCGTGACGTTGACGAGTCCGACGCTGACGAATTACTCAATGAGGTGCTTGGCGAATATGTTCCTAGCCCAAGTTCAGCGGACTCAGCCGACGAAGCCGAGTGA
- the ispD gene encoding 2-C-methyl-D-erythritol 4-phosphate cytidylyltransferase: protein MSVVAVVTAAGSGTRLGANIPKALVELDGDPLIVHAIRGMIAGGVRQIVVTIPAGYEEDFARALAQFSPSSDDGKMNSVESGTDPVRVTCVVGGRTRQESVARGLAEVDASVVLIHDAARCLTPPSVIRRVIEAVEAGAAAVVPVMAVTDTIKRTVVVADEETPAHAQPLGATVDRAELRAVQTPQGFATELVKRAHAKGEKLSASELSAAPDDAALVELLGKRVWAVAGSSESLKITTPFDLAVAEFLCQRRKKDNDV, encoded by the coding sequence ATGAGTGTCGTTGCGGTGGTGACAGCCGCTGGATCAGGAACTCGTTTGGGCGCGAATATCCCCAAAGCCCTCGTTGAGCTTGACGGTGACCCACTCATTGTCCATGCGATACGCGGCATGATCGCTGGTGGTGTGAGGCAGATTGTGGTGACAATCCCGGCCGGATACGAAGAAGATTTCGCGCGAGCCCTTGCACAGTTCTCGCCCAGTAGTGACGACGGCAAGATGAACAGTGTTGAGAGCGGTACTGACCCTGTTCGTGTCACGTGCGTGGTCGGCGGCCGTACCCGCCAAGAATCTGTCGCTCGCGGACTCGCTGAGGTTGACGCGTCAGTGGTTCTCATCCACGACGCCGCACGTTGCCTCACTCCGCCGTCGGTCATCCGACGTGTGATTGAGGCTGTCGAAGCGGGAGCCGCGGCCGTGGTGCCGGTGATGGCGGTAACTGACACGATCAAGCGCACCGTCGTCGTTGCGGACGAAGAAACACCGGCACACGCACAGCCGCTCGGCGCGACTGTAGACCGCGCCGAATTACGCGCTGTGCAAACACCCCAAGGATTCGCTACCGAGCTGGTCAAACGTGCCCATGCGAAGGGTGAAAAGCTCAGCGCCTCTGAGCTCAGCGCAGCCCCTGATGATGCTGCACTTGTTGAGCTTCTGGGGAAGCGAGTGTGGGCAGTGGCTGGTTCTTCCGAATCTCTCAAAATTACAACACCCTTCGATCTGGCGGTTGCTGAGTTCCTTTGTCAGCGCCGCAAAAAGGACAATGATGTGTGA